AACACTTATTCATATACCTAACACATTAGAAACCACAACATACGTCTAGCGAGATTTTCATTTTTCCGGTCAGGTTATACAAGTTTTATGTACATGCTAAAGCGTAAAATAAAGCGTTAAAAAATAAACCTTCAATGGGCGGCAAGGGGTTTTTTTCCTCAGTCGTCGTATGCTTCATTTGGGTTTTGTCGAAGTGTTCCACTCCATCTAGAAGATTCTGGTGTGCCTTTTCCGCTGCCACAACTGGTAGAAAGCAAAAAATCGTGCACGGCAAACATAAGTAAACAAGCTGCATTATGTATAAACGGCGGGTGATacagagagctatgcttggaattcCTCTGCAGggtcaaatcaggaatgaggagatccgtaggggaATCAAAGTAACTGAAatggctcaacgggttgcgaagctgaagtggcaatggatatagttcgaaaaaccgatagacgttgtgtGCCATGGTGCTATACTTGTGACCTCATAGCGAAAACGCTGCATTCGAGTCGctgcagacgacatcaaacgagtcgtagcCTCGTAGGGAACTGCTGGATTCAAGCGAcacaagaccgtagcgtgtggaagtctctacaagggtcatattatgtccagcagtcgTACGTGAACTGTTTATTGTAAAAGCACATATTATGCGATCAAATGTAAAGACCATCGCTCTATTTCAAATATCAAACTAATACCTACAGGAGATTTGTTTATACTCTGCTGGTTTTTTACGTTATAGTTATTTTTTCTAGGttttctttaaatataaaaacaataaccaagccaaaaaattgttaaaagtggtaaaattttgaaattataagagttactaagtacctaccttgccATTGGATCTTTATATTTGAATCACACAGAAAACAAATATACATGCTACAGTTTAAAATTAACACGTAAATATAATAAGGAAAAGCGTGTCTCGTAAGCTAATAATTGTGGCAAATATGATAAGTAATAGAAATATTCTTCATAATGATGCACTAGAGCATGTTAAGTTACAAGGATTACcaactttttgaattttttaactaattaatttgAAACGTACCACTGAATATGCAATTTTGAGTTAATTTAGAAATAGGAAAGAATAATTTTCGCGCAGAAGTTTATTAATACtcacctacagtacgcggcagaaagtaatgtacatcgacatttagaaggagatagcagatttgtagagcgttgatcctgtcattgagactgacaaaacgtcatataggtatgagtgacagagacaacgctctacaaagctgaaatgtcattctaaaggccgctgtacattactttctgccgcgtactgtactattagtaagtaagtaagtacttaattaggttcgccagctcctcaatgTATAAATCATTTTGGCAAAATGTCGTTggaaatagaaaatataattcATACTGCTTACAAAAAGAACAGTTGGAAAGCCTTGCAttttatcaaatatttttttaatcgctGCATTAATTATTAATCAACACTCATCATGcttattaaataaaagttttaatattacgtagaataacaaataaaacaacattataCCATCTTTATCAGGAAGCGGGTTCTTTTCTTGTGTTTCTGTGTGTTTGAGACTGGCCGCGTCGAACTTTTCGATCCCGTCAAATAGGGACTTTTGAGTTTTCTCAGTGGCAACATCTGCAAATCATAGACAAGATTTAACTTTCGTCACAAAATAAGGCGGAGTACacataagtaaaaaaataacacttctAAATTGTTACGATTTGCACCtatgttaataaaaactgtattttgcAGTCATGCTATTTAGAAGTTAAAAGAAATTTTAGTACAAAACAGGGAAagctttaaattaattaatttttattaattgaaaTCGTAACTCGAAAATCTTTGTTAAACAAAATATAGGCTAAACAGGACGAAAGccgttttaagttttaattacaGCGCATTTTGCCACCCATTTCGAATACCTAATGCATTAGGTAGGACTATTTTTTCGACGGTGTCTGTTTTTCTTAGAGACGAAGGCTGAAATTGTTCTACGTCGTGAAGAAGAGCTGTGTGTTGCTTTTCTTGCGCTACGTCTGtcaaaacaattattataatgattgtTTGATTTCACCTGTGCTTCAGCTTAACTTTGTATGTCTATAAGCATTTTCCTCAAAACTGACGGGACCGATTTTGATGCAATTTTTTTGTGTCACATAAATACACAAAAGCAAGACCCCTAGATTGCCTTTATGAACAAGGggcgcataatattatgttgtggccttttaatttttttttaaatatataataatattgtttctgATAGTACTTATTGTTCTTTTGTCGCCTAGGTTGGGCATCAAGTCTCATAGCGATTATTTCAATCTTATCGACCGATAACGTTATTTTTGTTGTGGATTGAGTTGACGAGTTTGAGGCCAGATCTTATCTTCTTATACTTATATAATTTTGATACTCGGCAAAGGTTTGtcgataataataaattagaaatTAGGTTGGCGTTAAACGCTAGGTAATACGCTAAATTAGTGCTGAATAGTATTTTTTCATCATATTAATCAAATACTTACCTAGTATAAAAAATCAATTATAAGTTGGTATGTTCcttaaaaactataatatacgTTTACGTACTGTAATATACGTTTgtatattacacaatcgaagataatcaaagagcgtggatttgacttgcAGCTCGTTCTAGCAATGCGCGGGATTACAATTACTTTTATGCACGGCATGATAATTTGTAAATCGAATCTTTAATAACCGGCGATTTTCTTGCTAGCTTTTCTttgtaggaaaggcattccgaacaagTGGTAGATCAGACGATTCAAAAGAgcttataaaagtttttttgaaaatgtttctATTCAACTCAattctataataatacttaagtagTTTCATAATTCCAAAAGCATCCTTTCAGCAGGGAATTTAGTAAAAAGATGAACTGAAAAATTCCTCGTTCTTtgtcgataaatcaaaaaatatctctcaatataattatctaactatactcacgtatttagtcgacgctagcccgactagttttagTTGACTCCCTTgacaaaggaccccggatgggttcgaaactagtcgggctaacgtcgactaaatacgtgagtacagctgttgagagatattttatataatggaaatcactcacgatagtttaaacgctaaaataaaaaaaaaattgcagttaACCGCTTTTTAGTTAAAAGACAGCAAAGTATAAAAGTGTACCTTCCGCGGAAGGGAGGACGATCTTCTCGTTGGTGTCGACGTCGCGCAGACAGCTGGGGTTGAAGGCCTCGAGCTGGCTCTTGAGGTCCGTGGCGACCTTGGGCAGGTCCTTCAGGGAGGGCGAGTCACTCACTGAGCAGGCCATTGTTTGGAGATCTGAGGGCAAACAAATGTAGGTACTATTGAGTTTCTttatttagatacctactaactgatgcccgcgacttcgtccgcgtggatttacatttttcaaaatctcttgaactctttggttttccgggataagaagtagcctatgttttaatccagggtataatctatctccattccaaatttcctccaaatccgttcagccgtttttgcgtgattgagtaacaaacacccaaacatccacactttcacatttataatattattaggaattaggattaacCATCGCACACGGCttcggatttaaaaaaaaccgatccTATAAATTTcagttaagtatttttaaattctttttctttttagaccTTTGCGGAAACGGCTATTTATGACTGTCTACCAAAAAAGAACTGAGGTCATTAATAAAATGTCTCGGTGCACCCAAAGGTATTTAGTATTAAGTAAATGATTcacgtgacttcatccgcgtcgatttacgtatttaaaaatgtctctgattttcctggataaaaggtagcccctgcccgtctccaggatgcaaaccatttttatacagattttaacagattttatcaaaatctgttgaacggagtgaccgtgaaaaggtaacaaacaggcAGACGTCATATACACATTTATCATTAATATAGATTTTAGCTTCTAAGTTCTAGGGCAGTCATTAAAAACCAattcaaagtaaataaattctCCTATATATTCCCTTCTTCTAGATctagtgccatctcctaccgcaGGTTGGGAAACTGGCTTATGTTCACCGCTGCCCTAAATAATGACCTTGTAGTTTGAACACAAtatgttaaaccactggcgaaggttcgtGCCAAGGTAGTCTCCTATATCTACGAGCTACCAAACAAAACCAGTAAACATTAACACCATTAAGTTCGATTACACCACAAATTAAGCTGATTCATAGCTACATGgactacaccctgtataattaaAAGCTTAACGGCCATTTTGTTTTCGCTTCCACATAAAGAAATGGTTTAGTCATCAAGGCATCGGTCGAACATTATCTGACTAATACGAACTTGTAGTCATAAACACACTAACTTAATGATTCAAGACGAATTTATCTATGTTTACATTAATTACAGCTACTTTCTTTCGGGCCTAAAGCAAGTGCATAGTAGAtaatgaattgagaacctcttctTTTTTTAAGTCAGTCAAAAACTAAACCGCTTTTACATCTAAGTTCTTTCGAAAGCATACCTAgaaatttttttacattaagaAAAAAAGGTataattgaaaaatttaaataaacgcagtcgaagttgcgggaaaaagctagtaatcttcaaagttcaaactgttagcaagtaggtatctacagtAGTGTTAGACTAACAGTATTTACAGTTTTTTAACGCTAACAAATTGTACAtgtaaaaaagtaaaagtttaagtaactagtaggtaggtatccaacATAAAACTTGAGTAGCTAACTAAACACTTATTTCTATAGCAGAGTAGAGTAACTATTACCGCTAAACCGGAAAAAAAGATTGTTTTTGCTAACAGTACCGGTTAACTCCGATCGGCGTTACCTGACTCATAcggctacctacctacataacaaACCTCTTTCCATACTTATTAGCAACACATTACGTGACCGACAAAAATATGCTTCACGTTTACCGGTTTGGGGCGATTAAGTTGTGCTGTACAATTGAAAAACTAGACTTGTTTCGCGGGCAACATTATTTTGGTAAAGAAAAGAACAATATAAATATTCATCAGTGTGCATTCACCCTTAACATGACTACTTTTTTTGTCTATGCCAATTGCCAGGTATATTATGTCACTCTttgctcacagctcacagcagTGCTGTCAGAGTGAAAGAGCTGTGCTCACTGCTCATCGTTAAAattcgaaatttaaaaaatagcaaAAGTGTTTTTGAAACTCAAGGCCATGATGAAgcttttttagaaaaaaaattatttcattatgatacctacgcttcatttcatttatttcggACGAcgacgacacttgactctagtaaaaattagcactttaaaacatcatatttaacaaacggatctagaaatcgaaaaatgatgttctcacatccacagtatttttaaaagacctattcaacgataccccacacaaTAGGGTAGACGagatttaataattttgtaaagtggtgataataaaaagaatacccggctgagtttgttgtgggctcttctcagaccaggggcgcgtttggaaccctcgtagctttagttttaaatttgcgaaataattatcaccactatatcttagaaatccaacatctgactttcaaaaagagttattaattacctattttgaatagatcatttgactttgacttgagaaaaaaaaattcattcccactttacatgtaggggacaattttatttcaccactttgtcggcgtgattaatatttatacccatgccaaagtacagatttctagcactaatagtctctgatattaaccgaggacggacggacgcacagacggacggacatggcaaaactataagggttccttgtttactacggaaccctaaaaatgaagaagAATTATTGAAGTGTGCGCCATTTGCGCACACGAGCACGACACGACATACAGTCAACGGTCTATCAGACACCAGACAGTATTTGCGCATACGAGAGACGACACGAATACAGATTTGGCCGGTCATTGTTGCCACTGATGCGCTGTATTGTGTATACCAAGTGAGTATACATCCGGTTGGCGGGAAACAATCTTTTGTCCGGGAGGAAGTCTCGGCGGGGTGGGTTTTACTAAATAATCGGCTATTCAACGTTTTATTCCTACCTGCGCTGCGGCTAGGGTTGACGCTTTGTAAAAAATCTTGTAGAAACTCTTGTATgaggctccgtacctcaaaaggaaaaaggaacctttataggatcacttcattgtatgactgtctgtctgtccatctgttgtgtctgtcaagaaaacctataagggtacgtcccgttgacctagaatcatgaaatttggcaaggtaggtagctaggtattaaatacgaaaaccgtaaatttgtgcctacatcacaaaaaaaattaaaatgtgttcatgaataaataattagtattttgatttatcatgcaaaatgtcgaaaaaattacccgagtacggaaccctcggtgcgcgagtctgactcgcacttggccggtttttttaattacaaattgTTTGCTGTAAAAAGGTATCAACCCTAGACCATACCATGGACGGAGCTATGTAAAAACTGAAATGCAAAATGAGCATTCGACTCTTctgttttaaaaacataaaggtttttaaaaacagtGCCCATTAAAGCCTTTTCTAGGTGTTTTTTAATATCACGAAGCAGTGTTTGAATAAACTATTCAGACTGTTACAATAAGCAttcgtttaattttttaaagtttct
The Maniola hyperantus chromosome 11, iAphHyp1.2, whole genome shotgun sequence DNA segment above includes these coding regions:
- the cib gene encoding thymosin beta isoform X4; this encodes MACSVSDSPSLKDLPKVATDLKSQLEAFNPSCLRDVDTNEKIVLPSAEDVATEKTQKSLFDGIEKFDAASLKHTETQEKNPLPDKDAIEAEKEKNKFLNGIENFDPTKLKHTETCEKNPLPTKDIIEQEKTA
- the cib gene encoding thymosin beta isoform X3, with product MACSVSDSPSLKDLPKVATDLKSQLEAFNPSCLRDVDTNEKIVLPSAEDVAQEKQHTALLHDVEQFQPSSLRKTDTVEKIVLPNALDVATEKTQKSLFDGIEKFDAASLKHTETQEKNPLPDKDAIEAEKEKNKFLNGIENFDPTKLKHTETCEKNPLPTKDIIEQEKTA
- the cib gene encoding thymosin beta isoform X2 is translated as MACSVSDSPSLKDLPKVATDLKSQLEAFNPSCLRDVDTNEKIVLPSAEDVATEKTQKSLFDGIEKFDAASLKHTETQEKNPLPDKDVVAAEKAHQNLLDGVEHFDKTQMKHTTTEEKNPLPPIEAIEAEKEKNKFLNGIENFDPTKLKHTETCEKNPLPTKDIIEQEKTA
- the cib gene encoding thymosin beta isoform X1, which translates into the protein MACSVSDSPSLKDLPKVATDLKSQLEAFNPSCLRDVDTNEKIVLPSAEDVAQEKQHTALLHDVEQFQPSSLRKTDTVEKIVLPNALDVATEKTQKSLFDGIEKFDAASLKHTETQEKNPLPDKDVVAAEKAHQNLLDGVEHFDKTQMKHTTTEEKNPLPPIEAIEAEKEKNKFLNGIENFDPTKLKHTETCEKNPLPTKDIIEQEKTA